Below is a genomic region from Leptolyngbyaceae cyanobacterium.
TACAGCGCTTGTTAGAGGTTATATCCTTTTTTCTAGATAGTTTTTTCTGCTTACGTTTTCTATTCTTTTCTAACTTTGCTAATCGTTTTTTGGGTAGGTCATATTTCGCTCCATCAGAAGTCACGGCAAAGTTTTTTAATCCAAGGTCAACACCAATAGCCTGATTGACTGCAACTACTGGTACATCCTCTTGATTGAACAGAATAGAAGCGTAGTATCTACCATCTGCATTTTTAGATATAGTTACAGTCGTGAACTTAGCGGTTGGTAGTTCTTTGTGAAACACAGCCTTAACTATCCCCAAATTACCAGGAAACTTAATGACGCTATTCTGTGGCATCAACTTCACATTTTGGGGATATTGAATCGATTGCTTGCCATGTTTAGATTTAAAGTTAGGATATTTAGCACGTCCTTCAAAGAAATTGACAAACGCACTAGAAAGATTGAATGTTACTCGCTGCAATACTTGAGAGTATGCAAGCCCTAACCATTCGTACTCTTTCTTCAACCCAGGTAGCAACTTGTCCATTGCCACCTTAGAAAGACCTTTCCCTGTTTCTTTATACTCTGTAGTTGTGGCATTAAGCATATAATTCCACAACCATCTAGTATTACCAAAATATTGAGCCAGATAAGATTCTTGCTCATCAGTAGGATAGATTCTCAACTTAATTGCTCTATACATGGCATCGACCCTTACCGTGTTTCAGTGTTCATGATCATGCAAAAACTTCCAGTGAGTCAAGTCTTCATTTGTTCGTTTCCTCCATGTTTCCCTCCCTTGCTTGTTGGCATCGGTCGAGAAACTGTCGTCAACTCACACGCAATTCATCTCACGCTCCCCTTCGGGTGAGACGTGAGCCTTCTTGCTGTTAAAGGTAAAGGTAACTTAATTAATGTACAGGTTTTTTAAATGTTTCAGTTGAGAGTTTTGTAGCATTAGTTATGCTGATAGCTCAATTGGGCTTTTTTCCATTTTTTCCCTTTCCCTCGTTAAGTGAGAGTAGATTCCGGTTGCCTGAACTACGGGATAGATAGAAACCCGGTTTCTTGAAGAAACTGGGTTTCTGTTACCAATTCACTTTAAGAGTTACAAAAATCTTTCCCCCTTTCCCCCTGTCTCCTGCCATTACCTGGCAAGGGCTGTGAATGATTTGCGATCGCTTAAGTGAGCTTCGATTTCCTGGCGCTGACGCCAAACCGGACGCAACTGTTGACGGGCAAATAGCTGTAACTGATCGCCATTGTGGGATGAATTGGGCTGAGTAGAGTTACCGTAACTAGTGAGTACCATTGCTTTGACTGGATTGGAAAATTCGATCGCAGCTACGTAAGAATCCCCGTTGTAAGCACTAAACCGTCCGTTTTCACCAGGCAGGAACTCCACCACTCGAAAAATACCGAGTTGTTCGCTGCCACCATTGGCAGGTAAATCCACTTTGCCATAGCGAAGTCGAAAAACTTCTCCCCACGGCACATCTAACGCTTGATAGCTAGTTTCGACTTTGGCAACGGCGGCTGCCAACGCTGCTACTGCACCGACGGGATCGGCTAAACCGTCGGGTGTTGAGTAAGGGGAATTGACATTCCAAGGTTTAGCAAAAGCGCGATCGAAATCCATTTCTTCTGCCCAAGCCGCAAATAAAACCGCCCCTCGACTATTGGCATCGGCTTTGCGATTCCAGGCATTCAAGATTTCCGCCGCTTGCCGCACTTTGGCAGAACTACTTTTGCGGGCTAAAGGAATTAAATCATCCAGCAAGCGTTCTGCTAATTCCATCAGAGTCGAGTGCTTGTACTGAATCATTTCTGATAAGGAAATTCGTTCATCTTCAGCCA
It encodes:
- a CDS encoding transposase, with the protein product MYRAIKLRIYPTDEQESYLAQYFGNTRWLWNYMLNATTTEYKETGKGLSKVAMDKLLPGLKKEYEWLGLAYSQVLQRVTFNLSSAFVNFFEGRAKYPNFKSKHGKQSIQYPQNVKLMPQNSVIKFPGNLGIVKAVFHKELPTAKFTTVTISKNADGRYYASILFNQEDVPVVAVNQAIGVDLGLKNFAVTSDGAKYDLPKKRLAKLEKNRKRKQKKLSRKKDITSNKRCKAKRLVAKVSSKISRVREDFLHKLSRKIAYENQVICVEDLAVKNMVRNPNLAKAISDQGWGMFLTMLKYKAEKFGHTYQEINRFFPSSQLCSETLLPIPMWQNGYDSLGVRFVDCPHCQKQHDRDINAAINIKNEALRLLVLGTSTSAQGGDVRPKTSGRKKSTKSEAVPNDLGSLHRTARSM